Proteins from a single region of Terriglobus sp. TAA 43:
- a CDS encoding TIGR03435 family protein, with amino-acid sequence MTRALMMTIGLASVGVEAQVAKSPSFEVTVVKPAKPDADGEDWDSNEGTTVIQNYPVIKLIRNAYGLSTVSQVVDAPDWLKDERFDVTAKVDAEEFHRLNTLSADERDKEFSDLLKGMLAERFGLRVRPGTRKMPMYALERVSATTLGSKLQSVPVGKDGRAIGGHHSNRNGGHWDAQGVSMEEIARLLSGRYEMGGRPVVDRTSTPGAYRFTMDYAPDNGTGVAPDATLPGLSDAVRQELGLKLVKTDGDVPVVIVESVKKPELD; translated from the coding sequence TTGACCCGGGCTTTGATGATGACGATTGGGTTGGCTTCCGTCGGCGTCGAGGCGCAGGTGGCGAAATCGCCGAGTTTTGAAGTGACGGTGGTGAAGCCTGCCAAGCCGGATGCAGATGGCGAGGACTGGGATTCGAACGAGGGCACTACGGTTATTCAGAACTATCCAGTCATCAAGCTGATCCGCAATGCCTATGGATTGAGTACTGTGTCGCAGGTGGTCGATGCTCCTGATTGGCTCAAGGATGAGCGGTTTGACGTGACGGCGAAGGTGGATGCGGAAGAGTTTCATCGGTTGAACACGTTGAGCGCGGATGAACGCGATAAGGAGTTCAGCGACTTGTTGAAGGGTATGTTGGCGGAGCGCTTTGGCCTGAGGGTGCGGCCGGGCACACGGAAGATGCCGATGTATGCCCTTGAGCGCGTCTCTGCAACGACGTTGGGCTCGAAGCTTCAGTCCGTCCCTGTGGGCAAGGATGGCCGGGCGATCGGCGGACATCATTCCAATCGCAATGGAGGTCATTGGGATGCGCAGGGCGTTTCGATGGAGGAGATTGCCCGTTTGCTCTCAGGACGCTATGAGATGGGCGGTCGGCCTGTTGTGGATCGCACCAGTACACCGGGGGCATATCGCTTCACGATGGATTATGCGCCGGACAACGGAACAGGCGTGGCACCGGATGCGACGCTGCCGGGGCTGTCGGACGCGGTGCGGCAGGAGCTTGGATTGAAGCTGGTGAAGACGGATGGGGACGTGCCTGTGGTGATTGTGGAGTCAGTGAAAAAGCCTGAGCTGGATTGA
- the queA gene encoding tRNA preQ1(34) S-adenosylmethionine ribosyltransferase-isomerase QueA: MRVSDFDFHLPTELIAQHPPAERGDSRMLLIDRHTGNYTNAHFRDFPAQLNEGDLLILNNSRVIPARLFARRAGLRTQHNSPAPTGQVEVLLTQPLGNDRWRALVKPGRKVPTGEHLIFGDNVLEAEVIESGDFGERALQFAPTQDFFGALEQLGHMPLPPYIHRSEEDEEEDRTRYQTVYAGANTHGSAAAPTAGLHFTPEVLEQIKARGVQIEHITLHVGLGTFQPVRVEDLADIRLHEEPYTLPAATADAINKAKSEGRRIIAVGTTTTRTLEHIAAINRIEPHSGTTSIFLQPGHRFQLVNALLTNFHLPKSTLLMLVSALAETEDQTISGREKILRAYAHAVGGKYRFFSYGDCMFLS; encoded by the coding sequence GTGCGCGTCTCCGACTTCGATTTCCATCTCCCCACAGAACTGATCGCGCAGCACCCGCCCGCCGAACGCGGCGACAGCCGCATGCTCCTCATCGACCGCCACACCGGTAACTACACGAACGCTCACTTCCGCGACTTCCCTGCGCAGCTCAACGAAGGCGACCTGCTCATCCTCAACAACAGTCGAGTCATCCCCGCACGACTCTTCGCTCGACGCGCCGGCCTTCGCACACAGCACAACAGCCCCGCACCAACCGGCCAGGTCGAAGTCCTGTTAACGCAACCTCTCGGCAACGACCGCTGGCGAGCTCTCGTCAAACCCGGCCGTAAAGTCCCCACCGGCGAGCACCTCATCTTCGGCGACAACGTACTCGAAGCTGAAGTCATCGAATCCGGCGACTTCGGCGAACGCGCACTCCAGTTCGCTCCCACGCAAGACTTCTTCGGCGCGTTAGAGCAGTTAGGCCACATGCCCCTGCCGCCTTACATCCATCGCAGCGAAGAAGACGAAGAGGAAGACCGCACCCGCTACCAAACGGTCTACGCCGGAGCCAACACCCACGGCTCCGCAGCAGCCCCAACAGCAGGCCTGCACTTCACTCCGGAAGTCCTCGAACAGATCAAAGCAAGAGGCGTGCAGATCGAACACATCACCCTGCACGTAGGCCTCGGCACTTTCCAGCCCGTCCGTGTAGAAGACCTCGCAGACATCCGCCTCCACGAAGAGCCCTACACGCTACCCGCAGCTACAGCCGACGCCATCAACAAAGCAAAATCCGAAGGCCGACGCATCATCGCTGTAGGCACCACCACCACGCGCACGCTCGAACACATCGCCGCCATCAATCGCATCGAGCCACACAGCGGCACCACCAGCATCTTTCTGCAGCCCGGTCATCGCTTCCAGTTAGTCAACGCGCTACTCACAAACTTCCATCTTCCAAAATCAACCTTGCTCATGCTCGTAAGTGCGCTGGCTGAAACTGAAGACCAAACCATCTCAGGCCGCGAAAAGATTCTTCGTGCGTATGCACATGCAGTAGGCGGGAAATATCGCTTCTTTTCTTACGGCGACTGTATGTTTCTAAGCTAG
- a CDS encoding FAD-dependent oxidoreductase — MARPILFAVDDDVSVLEAVVGDLRRKYAQEYRIVRAASGQAALDTCDQLKNRGDAVALFLSDQRMPGMTGVDFLSQAMGLYPDAKRVLLTAYADTEAAIRAINTARIHYYLNKPWDPPEDKLYPVLDDLLFSWHQGYKPPYEGLQVVGTRWGSKDHAVRDFLSRNHVSFRWLNPDSQPEALELLKSRGLDDAKLPVVVFSDGTSAVQPTQMELAGKIGLRVQAEKEHYDLVVVGAGPAGLAGAVYGASEGLRTLVVEPDAVGGQAGSSSRIENYLGFPDGVSGDELARRGFVQAQRLGAEFLTQRVTKIRVEDQYRFVTMGDGRDVSCSAVLLATGVSWCKLDVPGGDELVGAGVYYGAAQSEAQSCKDEEVFVVGGANSAGQAAMNFARYARKVTMLVRGKGLAQSMSQYLIDQIAGTPNITVETGTEITRFCGTEHLQGIELRTPNGTDNRAATSVFIFIGAAPKTEWLPKEVACDDRGFVLAGPDLKRVGVDRMGDRNPYLLETSVPGIFVAGDVRHGSVKRAASAVGEGSIAIQFVHQYLAGF, encoded by the coding sequence ATGGCACGACCGATTTTGTTCGCAGTGGATGACGACGTTAGCGTTTTAGAGGCCGTCGTTGGCGATCTGCGCCGCAAGTATGCGCAGGAATATCGCATTGTGCGCGCCGCTTCCGGGCAGGCTGCGCTGGATACGTGCGATCAGTTAAAGAATCGCGGGGACGCCGTGGCGTTGTTCCTGAGCGATCAGCGTATGCCAGGCATGACTGGCGTGGACTTCCTGAGCCAGGCAATGGGGCTCTATCCCGATGCAAAACGTGTTTTGTTAACGGCGTATGCCGATACGGAAGCTGCGATTCGTGCGATCAACACGGCACGCATCCACTACTACCTGAACAAGCCGTGGGACCCGCCGGAGGACAAGTTGTACCCGGTGCTGGATGACCTGCTGTTCAGTTGGCACCAGGGATACAAGCCACCTTATGAGGGATTGCAGGTGGTGGGGACGCGCTGGGGATCGAAGGATCATGCGGTGCGCGATTTTCTTTCACGCAATCATGTTTCTTTTCGCTGGCTGAATCCGGACTCGCAGCCTGAGGCGCTGGAACTGTTGAAGTCGCGCGGGCTGGATGATGCGAAATTGCCTGTGGTGGTGTTCTCCGACGGCACTTCAGCGGTGCAGCCGACTCAGATGGAGTTGGCAGGAAAGATTGGCCTGCGCGTGCAGGCAGAGAAAGAGCACTACGACCTGGTGGTGGTGGGCGCCGGGCCTGCTGGTTTGGCTGGTGCAGTGTATGGCGCTTCAGAGGGTTTGCGCACGCTGGTGGTAGAGCCAGATGCGGTTGGCGGACAGGCTGGATCGAGCTCGCGCATTGAAAACTATCTGGGTTTTCCGGATGGCGTGAGCGGCGACGAGCTGGCGCGTCGTGGATTTGTGCAGGCGCAGCGGTTGGGTGCGGAGTTTCTGACGCAGCGCGTGACGAAGATTCGCGTGGAGGACCAGTACCGCTTTGTGACGATGGGCGACGGTCGCGATGTGAGTTGCTCGGCTGTGTTGCTGGCGACTGGTGTGAGCTGGTGCAAGCTGGATGTGCCCGGTGGCGACGAGTTGGTTGGCGCTGGTGTTTACTACGGCGCGGCGCAGAGTGAAGCGCAGTCATGCAAGGACGAAGAGGTCTTTGTGGTGGGCGGCGCGAACTCGGCCGGACAGGCTGCGATGAACTTTGCCCGTTACGCACGGAAGGTGACGATGCTGGTGCGGGGCAAGGGATTGGCGCAGAGCATGTCGCAGTACCTGATAGACCAGATTGCGGGGACTCCGAACATTACGGTCGAGACGGGAACTGAGATCACGCGCTTCTGCGGCACGGAGCATCTGCAGGGCATTGAACTGCGCACTCCAAATGGCACGGATAATCGCGCGGCGACTTCCGTGTTTATCTTCATTGGCGCTGCACCGAAGACGGAATGGCTGCCGAAGGAAGTGGCGTGTGACGATCGTGGCTTTGTATTGGCTGGGCCAGACCTGAAGCGCGTGGGGGTAGATCGCATGGGGGATCGCAATCCTTATCTGCTGGAGACCAGTGTCCCCGGCATTTTTGTGGCGGGTGATGTGCGGCATGGTTCGGTAAAGCGTGCAGCCTCAGCGGTTGGTGAAGGCTCCATTGCAATTCAGTTTGTGCATCAGTATCTGGCGGGGTTCTAA
- a CDS encoding TIGR03435 family protein, which produces MRRTVLAVALSMVAMPSVAVWAQDVKPVSFEVTLVKPAKPDERGGRGWHSTRNITNIENYPLMDLILRAYDLKSPMQILNAPEWAKKDHYDITAKSSEQEFERLGKLKAEESGDEYLKMVQSMLAERFGLLVETSTQRMPRFTIKRVSDDVIEQGLKPTPVGPDGRPPGGRDVSSNGNSTLVTMEVSGASMEDIAKILSGRAEVGHRVVIDTTGLPGFFSFRLQFAPDNGMGISPDATVPGLLDVVRQELGLKLVKDEGDVPVVIVKAAKKPELD; this is translated from the coding sequence GTGCGGAGAACGGTTCTTGCGGTGGCTTTGAGTATGGTGGCGATGCCATCCGTGGCGGTTTGGGCGCAGGATGTAAAACCTGTGAGCTTTGAAGTGACCCTGGTTAAGCCAGCGAAGCCAGACGAGCGCGGAGGAAGGGGATGGCATTCGACCAGAAATATTACGAATATCGAGAATTATCCGTTGATGGACCTTATCCTTCGCGCCTATGACCTGAAGTCGCCGATGCAGATCCTGAATGCCCCGGAATGGGCAAAGAAGGATCACTATGACATCACTGCCAAATCGTCAGAACAAGAGTTTGAGCGGCTTGGTAAGTTGAAAGCCGAAGAGAGCGGTGACGAATACCTCAAGATGGTGCAGTCCATGCTTGCGGAACGATTTGGACTTCTGGTGGAGACGAGCACACAGCGGATGCCTCGCTTCACCATAAAACGTGTTTCAGATGACGTGATTGAGCAGGGGTTGAAGCCTACGCCAGTGGGGCCAGATGGACGCCCCCCGGGCGGCAGGGATGTTTCATCAAATGGGAATTCCACATTGGTGACAATGGAAGTCTCCGGCGCGTCGATGGAAGATATCGCGAAGATTCTTTCGGGGCGTGCAGAGGTTGGACATCGTGTTGTTATCGATACAACAGGGTTGCCCGGCTTCTTCAGTTTCAGACTGCAGTTTGCTCCAGACAACGGTATGGGGATATCGCCGGATGCGACGGTCCCTGGGCTTCTGGACGTAGTGCGACAGGAGCTAGGGCTGAAGCTGGTGAAGGATGAAGGCGATGTGCCTGTGGTCATTGTGAAAGCAGCAAAGAAACCAGAATTGGATTGA
- a CDS encoding response regulator transcription factor gives MIRILLADNQAIFRSGMARVLSSQDDMTVLGQCGAPDELLPLIAPARNAILLLAASLEADIDKAFAAASANGVRIILLHDNGNEPEAAVSRRMDGLLSRHVSTDDLLHCVRRVFNGERAVKAPVAEADDSVGRRIRDALTTRELQIVGFIVQGWKNRQIADEIGTKEQVVKNYLRSIYDKTGASDRLELALFTLHHRPLAEAAAKAAAPAAVTV, from the coding sequence ATGATTCGAATTCTGCTTGCTGACAACCAGGCCATCTTCCGCTCCGGGATGGCACGTGTCCTCTCTTCACAGGACGACATGACCGTTCTGGGCCAATGTGGGGCCCCGGACGAACTTCTTCCCCTCATTGCCCCCGCGCGCAACGCCATTCTTCTACTCGCCGCCTCCCTTGAAGCAGACATCGATAAGGCCTTCGCAGCAGCTTCTGCCAACGGTGTCCGGATCATCCTGCTTCATGACAATGGCAACGAGCCGGAAGCCGCCGTCTCCCGCAGGATGGATGGTCTCCTCTCACGCCACGTCTCCACAGACGATCTGCTGCACTGCGTACGTCGCGTCTTCAATGGAGAACGCGCCGTCAAAGCACCGGTCGCTGAGGCAGACGACAGCGTCGGCCGCCGTATCCGCGACGCACTCACCACGCGCGAGTTGCAGATCGTGGGTTTCATCGTGCAGGGCTGGAAGAACCGGCAGATCGCCGACGAGATTGGAACCAAGGAGCAGGTCGTTAAGAACTACCTCCGCTCCATCTACGACAAGACAGGAGCCAGCGATCGCCTGGAGCTGGCGCTCTTCACGCTGCATCACCGCCCACTTGCAGAGGCCGCAGCAAAAGCAGCCGCTCCCGCTGCCGTCACCGTCTGA
- the sdhB gene encoding succinate dehydrogenase iron-sulfur subunit, with protein sequence MAKKSAHVEKPKPYTGSTFKVSIKRQASPNAPAHTEEFTLPYRSGLNITSVLVDIAANPINATGATTTAIAYDSNCLEEICGSCAMLINGKARMACSALVDALLHENGKGEITLAPLSKFPVVRDLAVDRSVLFENLKAVKAWVPIDGTYDLGAGPKQFPQIQEERYPLSNCISCTICMEVCPQFNDSTNFVGAATIAQARLFNLDPSGAVLKEDRLRALAGDGGVQECGYAQNCVQACPKQLPLTEAISDMGRDVAIQQVKDFFTR encoded by the coding sequence ATGGCAAAGAAGTCAGCACATGTCGAAAAGCCAAAGCCCTACACGGGCTCGACCTTCAAGGTGTCCATCAAGCGGCAGGCGTCGCCGAATGCACCGGCCCACACGGAAGAATTCACGCTTCCCTATCGCTCGGGCCTGAACATCACCAGCGTGCTGGTCGACATCGCGGCGAACCCCATCAATGCGACGGGCGCCACCACCACCGCCATCGCCTACGACTCCAACTGCCTCGAAGAGATCTGCGGCTCCTGCGCCATGCTCATCAATGGCAAAGCGCGCATGGCCTGCTCCGCTCTGGTGGACGCGCTGCTGCATGAGAACGGCAAGGGCGAAATTACTCTCGCGCCGCTCAGCAAGTTCCCCGTCGTGCGCGACCTCGCCGTGGACCGCAGCGTTCTCTTTGAGAACCTGAAGGCCGTTAAGGCATGGGTTCCCATCGACGGCACCTACGACCTCGGCGCTGGCCCCAAGCAGTTCCCGCAGATTCAGGAAGAGCGTTACCCGCTCTCCAACTGCATCTCCTGCACCATCTGCATGGAAGTCTGCCCGCAGTTCAACGACTCCACAAACTTCGTTGGCGCTGCCACCATCGCACAGGCCCGCCTCTTCAACCTCGACCCCTCGGGCGCGGTGCTGAAGGAAGATCGTCTACGCGCTCTCGCAGGCGACGGCGGTGTGCAGGAATGCGGCTACGCACAAAACTGCGTACAGGCCTGCCCCAAGCAGCTACCGCTCACCGAAGCCATCAGCGACATGGGCCGCGACGTAGCCATCCAGCAGGTCAAGGACTTCTTCACTCGTTAA
- a CDS encoding ATP-binding protein gives MATTTDCLANSVEWQRKALDDLQRVKPFGDNVPEEELACLVAVAQDMYVAAGTKIVDQEDDLHYFTIFTEGRAHVSRKDEQGNYFFSKIMEAPAFMGEVPLLTGMHSNVTVIAQTDIRGLRLDEESFWAGMSHCPHLRSVILGELRMRLMGMQTQQTQQAKLAMLGTMTAGLMHELNNPGAAARRAASQLRDNLRHMHEIARSFSEHGHTEEQRACLTALQERALAVKKDVCLSSLEQSDAEEEMGDWLDSHSIAKAWDIAPVMVASGISTQDLDCLADVFQSSELTAPLEWLEASASSMQMVTLVEESVARVTELAQSVKSYAHEGQTGEQDVDVNESIHATAVMMKHKLREKNVSIHKEFGSKMPKVHCVCSGLNQVWTNLLDNAIDAVPQTGGLITIKTARVGDEIQVTIGDNGSGISAEDRDRIFDPFFTTKAAGVGTGLGLGIVRRVLEGYGGRLTLESEPGKTEFTVHLPVENI, from the coding sequence ATGGCAACGACGACGGATTGCCTTGCAAACAGTGTCGAATGGCAACGCAAAGCTCTTGATGATCTGCAGCGTGTGAAGCCATTTGGTGACAACGTACCGGAAGAAGAGTTGGCTTGCCTGGTGGCGGTGGCGCAGGATATGTATGTCGCTGCGGGCACAAAGATCGTGGACCAGGAAGATGACCTGCACTACTTCACGATCTTTACCGAAGGCCGAGCCCATGTTTCCCGCAAGGATGAGCAGGGCAACTACTTCTTCAGCAAGATCATGGAAGCGCCCGCATTCATGGGTGAAGTGCCACTGCTGACCGGCATGCATTCCAACGTCACGGTGATTGCACAGACAGACATTCGTGGATTGCGTTTGGACGAAGAATCGTTCTGGGCCGGTATGTCGCACTGCCCGCATCTGCGCTCCGTAATTTTGGGCGAGCTGCGTATGCGGCTGATGGGCATGCAGACACAGCAGACTCAGCAAGCAAAGCTGGCCATGCTGGGCACCATGACTGCGGGATTGATGCATGAGTTGAATAACCCGGGTGCTGCGGCTCGTCGTGCGGCTTCTCAACTCCGCGATAATCTTCGCCACATGCATGAGATTGCGCGTTCGTTCTCAGAGCACGGACATACAGAAGAACAGCGTGCTTGCCTTACCGCTTTGCAGGAACGTGCACTGGCGGTGAAGAAGGATGTTTGCCTGAGCTCGCTGGAGCAATCGGACGCAGAAGAAGAGATGGGCGACTGGCTGGATTCGCACTCGATTGCAAAGGCGTGGGACATTGCGCCTGTGATGGTGGCGAGCGGCATCAGCACGCAGGATCTGGATTGTCTTGCGGATGTGTTCCAGAGCAGCGAGTTGACTGCTCCACTGGAATGGCTTGAGGCAAGTGCCTCGTCGATGCAGATGGTTACGCTGGTTGAAGAATCAGTAGCTCGCGTCACGGAGCTGGCACAGTCTGTGAAGAGCTATGCGCATGAAGGGCAGACCGGTGAGCAGGATGTGGATGTGAACGAAAGCATCCATGCCACGGCCGTGATGATGAAGCACAAGCTGCGCGAGAAGAACGTCAGCATCCACAAGGAGTTTGGTTCGAAGATGCCGAAGGTGCACTGCGTGTGCAGCGGCTTGAACCAGGTGTGGACGAATCTGCTGGATAACGCGATTGATGCTGTGCCGCAGACGGGTGGATTGATCACGATCAAGACCGCTCGTGTTGGGGATGAGATTCAGGTGACGATTGGCGACAACGGTTCCGGTATTTCCGCGGAAGATCGTGATCGCATCTTTGATCCGTTCTTCACGACGAAGGCTGCGGGAGTGGGAACGGGACTTGGACTTGGGATTGTGCGTCGCGTGCTGGAAGGTTATGGCGGCCGTCTGACGCTGGAATCGGAACCGGGGAAGACGGAGTTCACCGTGCATCTTCCTGTCGAAAATATTTAG